ttcatccattttgggtaactttctaaaatcactaattttctttaaattcgtgtttttgacttgaaattgtgttagttagtgtctatggctcgtgtataatatgaatatatgttttgtttgctcgatttgttgatttgagtaactagtttgaacttttgaagtgggttagcttaatctttgattttggatgattaaaagttgtttaattgttaaagttcatgttttaattgtgctactagtatcactagcttcgttttgatgcgtaggttgattaaggaaacttcaaaaacatgaatattgatttttgcggattttggttagggtttggtagacttaaaacgagcttttgatgtttcgaatgccatggaatgttaattgttagtgtttagttgtaatgtatgtttcattaccttcaaaacggcatatcgtatgtgtaaattgaattcccgaatcataaaatacgttttacgaacttgaaactttgattatgaacgttcattgaacatttgacgagaatttgattattttaaatgcatgttttgattgataatatgtacttagttgcattcctcgtcaaaatacctttccaacgatgtatgataggcgttataagtgtttgcgggtcaagtgttgtgttagaaaaggttttggttcgtgcacacttggaaaaactgaccagaattctctgcccaggtagtggcgcggcgcgccacatacccgcgcggcgcgcagaatcacctggccagattctgacctcttggacccatttcacgtgaaatgtttgactagctatcgacctacgattcacatgaaacttgttttaatatacttgtatatgaataactagcatagaaaaatagtccgggacccgacccgaacgtgttgacttttttgttgactttgaccaagtttgacttttagtcaaacttaaccaaacttttatgcaaacgttctaacatgcttttatacgtgattcttgcatgaaacttgacaacgtgattcacatgctatactattcgagtcgtaacgagccataggactaattgaacacatttcacccgaccttgtgtcgtaaccggttaattgatacaacttacttgtttaggtcaaggctaagcaactttcatgcacacgtttacttgttgaagtacctttatactcgtgcactcgaggtgagatcatagtcccatctttcaacaacttttatacttttaaattatgggatgagaaacatatacagttttatactacatacttttatactttgaacacaagtacaaggaaacaaacattccacagcgagttagaacaaaaatcctcaattcgattatcattagttacacttgcagggtgtaagcgagaacttatattgtgtggccatacgggtttgacaaaccctcattacggacggttcgctaccgtctacggatgaaatatattttcgagaaacagtgtatgttctaacactattgtgatggggttctatgggaggaaacgttaagtcttgataattgggtgctcgcgaacaatacttttggaatgcaaacgattttgataatcaactatgggaatactaaatcttctggttcaaaaacaacgtttacaaacacctatgatttcaccaacgtttttcgttgacagttttctatatgtttctcaggttcatactcggctacttgatacatgcttctgcacactttgatttcttgcttggggtcaagcatacatacatgcatacgctagtgatagcacctttggattcaaacttttgtttacatacttacgctatttacagcaactgtgtttttaaactaattatgtcgcaagttatttcatttatactttatgacttttgtaaacttagacttgttgtcgaacggttttgtaaactaaacttgcaagtcttgtacctttcaaatgaatgcgacataattttggtcaaacgagtctcatatagggactacgaccacgcaacgggacctaagttaacggcgccgtcaataacggttttggtcgggtcgttacagaaaatGTTTCATCAAAATCAATTCCCTCCCTTTGATTATAACCCTTTGCAACTAACCTTGCTTTGTACCTATCAATTTCACCACTAGACTTATATTTAATCTTGTATACCCATTTACATCCAATAGGTACTCTACCTTCAGGCAGATCAGTAAGTACCCAGGTTCCATTCCTATAAAGGGCTTCCATTTCAGAATTCATGGCATCAACCCATTTTGGGTCTTTGCATGCTTCCCAAAAAGTCTCAGGTTCAACACTTTTGTTTAAAGTGGAAACAAAACATCTATTTTCTTTACTAAGATTAGAATAATTTATAACTTTGTCCAAACTATACTTAACTTTTGCATTTAGCACATAATCATTATATTTAGATGGTAGCTGAGCTTTTCTAGATGACCTTCTTACATCTTGAGCAGTCTCCTGAGTTGGTATAATAGTTTGATTGTATGTATTGCCCTCAGGGAGATTAGTGTCAACATTTGGTGTTGCAGGTAAGGATGTATCCATTGTTTGCTCAGAAGAACCACCAACAGAACACCCTTGGTTGCCATCACCATGTTGTTGTGAGTCtttcccttcatcattgggacttttAGAATCTTGGTTATCATCAAAAAAATCAAAGAAATTTATAGTATTTAAATCCTTTGGTAGAAAAATATTTTCAGAAAAATCTTTTGCAGACTTGAAAGGAAAAATTTGTTCATAAAATTTTACATCTCTTGAAAAAATAAAAGCTTGTTTATCAAAACTATACAACTTGTAACCTTTCTTAACAGTAGAATAACCAACCAAAGCACATTTTTCAGACTTAGAACTAAACTTATCATTTGAGTTTAAAACAGAAGCAAAACACAGACATCCAAAGACCCTAAGATGGGAAAGACTAGGTTTCTTTTTATATACCAACTCAAAGGGACACTTACCACTCAAAATGGAAGAAGGTAACCTGTTAATCAAATAAGTAGCAGTAAGTACACATTCACCCCACATATAAAGAGGAATCCCCCCTTGAAACATAAGTGCTCTTGCTATATTTAGCAAGTGTCTATGTTTCCTCTCAGCAATCCCATTTTGCTGTGGAGTGTATGCACAAGTAGTCTGATGGATAATACCATTTGAAGTTGTAAAATTATTCATGTTTGCATTTAGAAACTCTGTTCCATTATCACTCCTAATAATCTTTACCCTTTTTTCATACTGATTTTTTAACAAAACACAGAACATTTCAACATGTTCAAACACTTGTTCTTTTGATTTAAGTAAGTATACCCATACAGCTCTTGTACAGTCATCCACAATAGTAAGGAAGTATTTATAACCTCCTTTACTCACAACCCTATAAGGACCCCAGACATCCAAATGAATTAATTCACCCAACTCAGTAGTCTTGTGATCACTGAGTGGAAAAGGGTCTCTAGTTTGCTTTGCCTTATGGCAGATTTCACAAGGATCATGTTTTTTAAAATTATTCAATTTTAACTCAGATTTCAAAACATGTAAAACTTGATCAGCTGGATGTCCCAGTCTGTCATGCCAGATAGTTTTGGACAAATAACAAGTACCATCAATTAAATCACCTTTCAACTTGTCATCAAACAAATACAATCCATCACACTGATTACCAGTCTCCAGAGTCCTTAAGGACTTCAGATCCTGAATATAACATTTATTTTTATCAAAACCAACAAACAAATCATTATCTCTTACTAAGCAATGCACAGAGAGCAAACTAACACAATATTGTGGAACAATTAATACATCATGCAGAACAACATGTTTAGACAACCTTAAATTCCCAATTTTACTGACCAAAGCTCTAGTCCCATTAGGATGACCAACAGTTAGATTCAAATTACTTACATCAACTAAATCTTCAAAATTTTTATCACTATTTGTCATGTGTTGATTTGCTCCAGAGTCAATTATccaaccaaaattattattattctgaCTTTCAACTTGATTAACCATAAAAAATTTATGAAAATGATCATTAAAGTAAGCATTTAAATTAAGGAATTCACCTGACAAATTAGACTTTATATTACTGTTATTCACTTTTCCATCCAGAATGCTCAACAATCTGGATATTTGATCACTTGACAGATTAACAGAATTAGGAACAGAAGTCCCTGCATCATTAAAACTAGAAGTGTGTTTCACAGCATTAGCACTATTAGGATTTCTTCTTTTAAAGTTTGGTGGATAACCAACAATCTCAAAACATCTATCAATAGTATGGTTTGTTAAACCACACCTTGTACACTTCATGTTAGTATTTCTAGGTGGATATCCTATTACTTCAAAGCATCTATCAATAGTGTGTCCAACTCTGTTACATTTTTTGCATTTTAGTTCAGAAGATGAGCCTCTTTGCCTATTGTTATTCATGTTAGACATAAAAGCAGATGATTCACTTATAACTTTCTTTTCTTTAACAACCCTATGTGATTCTTCTCTTGAGATGAGTGAAAAAGCAGTTTTAACACTTGACAATGGATCTGTTGTAAGTATGTTACTTCTTAATTGTTGATAAGTATCATCAAGACCCATTAAAAATTGCATTAATTTCTGGTTATTTATATGATCTTGTCTTAGCTTATCAACATCACATTCACATGATGGTATTTTACACAGCATATCATATTGTTTCCATAATGAGTTAAGTTTATGATAATAATCTGAAACAGATGTGCCATTTTGTGTCAGTGAGTTTAttctttgatataaattgaacataaaTGACCCATCCACTTTATCATAAGTTTCCTTTAACTCATTCCAAACCACAGAAGCAACTTTGGAATATACTTGACCAAAATACAATTCTTCACTCATAGCACCTAAGATCCATGAAAGAACCACAGCATTACACCTCTCCCATTGATTTGCTAAAACATCATCTGTAGTAGATTTTTCTAAAGATCCATTTATAAAACCAGTTTTATTTTTTGTTTGCAATGCAAGTTCCATTGCACATGACCAAGATTTATAATTTTCTGTCCCTTTTAACTTGAAATTAATGAGAGGTGTACTGCTAATATCACTTGCATGTAAGTAAAGTGGATCACCAAAATCCAATATACTTATCATGGTGACCTCATCATCATCCACATCAGACATATTGACAGAATCAAGCAAGAAATCAGAAAATCACACAGAAATATAGATAACAGAACACAAACCACCAAGAAGAACCTACTGCACTTGATCAGGTTTCCTTAGATCTTTAATGATCAAGGTCAAGAGTTGGGTGCAGTGTTCTTAGATAAGAAATCAACAAATATTACCCAAACAGATTAAAAATAAAACAAGAATCAACACATGTTAACAATTATATCAACAAATTTCATACAAACAGATAATAGAGAAGAGATCTTGGCTATAGACCAAGTGTACTCAATGGGGGCAGTTGATTCCTGTAAGCACAGAAACTCCCACGAGCATTGACTTGCTACCAACACAAGTAGGAAGAAATAGCTCACAGAGTACTCCACAACACCTTCAATAGCAGCGGAAGACAACCAGATATCAACAGCAACCAAGAACAATTCGTGAAATTAGGGTTCAACAAGAATACGCCCTAAATCCACAATCGCAGTCCCAGATCTAGCCCGATCAAACGAGTGAAACAAGATCGTTTCACCTTGACAGGAACAAGAAGAGAACGAATCTTAATTTTCACAAAACACCTTTGAAAAactgaaaccctaatttttgattTTCCAGATCTGAAAACCCTAATTTGACTTCTCAGATCAACACCAAACCGAAACAATATCGAGCGagccgctctgataccatgaacaaATCTTACAATCAACACAAGAAACGAATACCAGAAGAATTAATCAAAAATAACCATCTCTACTTTGTGAGGATTGAACCAAATGAATAACGAATACAAAAAATGATCTCAAATAATACAGATCTGACCAAATCCCTATTTTATACAGAGACCAATGACGGCTAAGCAAAAAATTACATACAGACCCCTTTAATAAATAATGTACAGATTTGGTCCTTGGAGTATTAGTTAGATCACAACTGTGTCCCGTCGTTGTGTTAGTTAATCAAACCCCATACCAGGTACGTTATTTGTATTAACTAACACTCGATTCACATTGTGACTAACCCTTCTACACTTGAACAGCAATACCAGACCATAAACCTTGTAGCTTCTCTGCAACAATCTTCCAGAATCACTTTTAAACACCAAGCCTGAAAAACACAAACTTAATGAGTAGAAATCAACTTAATCAAACAATTAGATTAATCCTTTTAACAATGGAGTCACTCATGTCATTCTTTCAAAGACTATTGCATACACAATGAAACTATGTTATGTTCAATATGGGATGATTTGACTTCTAAGTCAACTTTCTCGGTTAACGTTCCGACTTTCGGTTTCGTTTAACGACACTTAGCGGGTTACAAAATAAATTATTTAGCAACAATTAATAGTCCATGAACTTCCCTTTGGGCCCTTTTGGACGAAATCCCTCCCCCATGGTCCATCCATTCTTTTTGTTGGTCTACTAGCTTATTCTTAACTTTATACTCAGATATTTTGGCCCTGAAACACTCTAAAATCATCATAAATCACCAACTCTTGTCCGATTGAGATTCTGGTCGATATTGGAGTTCATCAATACCCAAGATATTAATTCATTCGACCTAATCGAGTGAGGTTAGTCCAATcatttgttttacgcccttggtgATCCGAGTAAATCGTTAACCAACTCCGAGAAAATAGGACGAGGGAAATCAAGAGGGTTTGGAGACGTATGATTTTCTCCAGCATGTGCATGATTCTCTCAAGGTTCACATGAAGAAGACTTAATGGACATCATGTGATCAATTTGCTTCctttattttattataagtaaagTGGAGGAAAGATGTGAGAAATGGTTGTAATCATTTTTATTCTTTCCAATGGGTAACATGATTCTCAACTATCTGTAAAAGAGTTAGTGGACATCATGTGGATATTTTGCTTCCTTTATTTTGATTATAAATAGAGTAGAGGAAAGATAGGGAAGGGCATGCCTCTTAGTTGTAACCAATATGTAAACAATTAAGAGAGAAATAATAAAACAAATACTTATCCCAATATTGTTCTGTATTCTTTGAATTAGGAGGAACACAACATCAATTAATATCTTCATCATTCGTAAATGAAATTGTAAAAGACTAGCAGTTTTATTTACGgatcaagtggtatcaagagccgccATTCCTAACCTGTGTATGGTGCAAACTAAATCGGTTTATCAAGCTACCGGCGAGTCACTGTTAGTGCTTCATCGACACAGAAAATCAACAAAAGGAAACACATCGACGTCCATGGAAGGAAGCGAGCAAACTCCACCCATCCAAGATGAGCTTTCCGCTAAGGTGGACAAGCTTACTTCCCAACTTGAATCGGTGTTAAACTGGATTCAATTGCAATCGAAACCCAAAGCTCATGCTACCCCCGTAAAAGAAAAAGAAGTAGAGTCAGACATGAAGACTGATACGgaagatgaaccggaagaagaaattagTTCAtcgagaagaaggaatatgaatcGTCCTTTCAAAGTTGAAGCTAAGATTGATATTCCCACCTACGACGGAGTCGTGGACGCCGAGAACTTAGATTCCTGGATCGATCAACTAGAAACATACTTCACTCTCTACGGGTTCAAGAGTGCAGAAAAGGTTTCTTTTGCCCGTCTTAAGCTAACCAGCCATGCGCTGGCCTGGTGGAATTCCCACTTGAAAACATTGGACGATGATGAAGTGAAGTGGCCTGAGTTCACTCGGCTTCTACGTCGGGAATTCTACCCGATGGGATATTCTCAAGACCGGTGGACGCGTTGGCACAATATGCGCCAACAACAAGGGCAACAAGTACAAGAATACACTACCGAATTCCGAAGGCTCGCTGTCTCTTTGGGTATCCAAATCGACGGAGAAGAAACATTTACCAAGTATGTAGCTGGTTTGACTCGATCAGTCCGGACAGAGTTACGACTACATTCTGTCTCAAAAATTTCAGACGCCAGTGGTATCGCAATggcaattgaacaaaagaacaggatGAGTGGTCAACGATTTGATGATCGCACGAAAGGAGGATCGAGCAATGGAACGTTCAAAAAAGAAGTttcaaaacagaaaacaaaaactaTCACAAGTGAGACAAGGTTTTGTGATCACTGTAAAATTGAAGGGCATGTCAAGGAGAAATGTTGGAAGGCAGACCCTTCATTATTTCCAAAAAAATGGAGCAAAGATAAAAGAAAAAAAACTACTGCTACGACTAGAGTTAATGAAGCTGTTGAACTCGGAGATGTCGAAGGGGTAGATAAAAGTCTAGCACTAATGGCTAAAACATCAGGAACACCCACCAGGTCCGAAGTCGACGAAAAAGAAGAACTATTCTCGTTGCGGATACAAGTGAAACACGAGTTGGTGGAGGCCATTATTGATATGGGTAGTCAAAAAAATTTAATTTCCGCAAACCTGGTGAAGCAGTTAGGCTTAGAAACCACTCCGCATCCTCGACCATACGTATTAGGATGGATCCAACAAAACACCGACACCAAGGTGACTCATCAATGTAAGTTCCGTTTTGCTATAACTAGTAAATACATTGACGAGATTGTTTGCGAAGTGGTCCCGCTAGACATATGTCAAGTGATTTTTGGAAGTCCTTATTTATGGGAACGGAATGCTATCTTTTTCTGTCGCGAACAACGATATCAGTTTGAAAAAGATGGTCAGATGTTCATTGTCAAGAATCACCAAACACAACCTACAGTTGATCTAGTTGCTTCGGGCCAGATTCGGAGAATTGTTAGTACCTCAAAAAGCTTTGTTTTATTAATACTACGACCTGTGAAGAATGAAGTTGAGGTATTCACCCTTAACTCGAATTATACTAATGTTACTAACCCATTTGGGGAATTAATGCAAAGGTATTGTTCCTTATTTGAGGAAAGATCAAATTTGTCACCAGAACGGTCAATAAGTCATGACATTCAACTTGTAGCTGATTGCAGCCTTCCAAATATTGGAATGTATCGGACCTCAGTATTAGAAAATGAGGAGATCAAGAAGCACGTTGAGGAATTGATCATAGCCGGGGTCATAAAACCCAGTTGTTCTCCATGCGGTTCTCCCGTTATCTTGGTGCCAAAGAAAGATGGAGGATGGcgaatgtgtatcgattaccgggcACTCAATAAAATCaccataaagaatcgttatcctcttcccagGATAGACGATCTTCTCGATCAATTGAAGCATGCTGTGATTTTTACAAAGCTCGATTTACGTTCTGGTTACCATCAAGTGCGGATACGCGATGAAGATACGTGGAAGACGGCGTTTAAAACCCGACAAGGATTATACGAATGGcttgttatgccattcggtttGTGTAATGCGCCGGCAACTTTTATGAGACTAATGAATGATATTCTTCGTCCGTTTATTGATGATTTCGTAGTTGTGTATttggatgatattcttatctatagcAGGTCAGAGGCTGAACATTTGAAGCATGTACAAAGAGTATTTGAAGTgctccaacaacaacaattacgTTTGAACAGAAGCAAATGTGATTTTGCTAAAAAAAAGTTTAGTGTATCTTGGTTTTGTAGTAGGTGGGGGCAATTTAAAAGTGGATTCAGGGAAGGTAAAAGTCATAAAAGATTGGCCACGTCCCAAGTCCGTAACTGAAGTGAGGAGTTTTATGGGTGCGTGCCAATACCTTCGCAAATTCATACGCCATTTCTCCATCATAGCTGCTCCACTACATGCTATAACAAAGATGAAAAGCAAGTTCGAATGGTCACCTAAACATGACGAGACGTTCGCATTACTTAA
This window of the Rutidosis leptorrhynchoides isolate AG116_Rl617_1_P2 chromosome 7, CSIRO_AGI_Rlap_v1, whole genome shotgun sequence genome carries:
- the LOC139857943 gene encoding uncharacterized protein; protein product: MVQTKSVYQATGESLLVLHRHRKSTKGNTSTSMEGSEQTPPIQDELSAKVDKLTSQLESVLNWIQLQSKPKAHATPVKEKEVESDMKTDTEDEPEEEISSSRRRNMNRPFKVEAKIDIPTYDGVVDAENLDSWIDQLETYFTLYGFKSAEKVSFARLKLTSHALAWWNSHLKTLDDDEVKWPEFTRLLRREFYPMGYSQDRWTRWHNMRQQQGQQVQEYTTEFRRLAVSLGIQIDGEETFTKYVAGLTRSVRTELRLHSVSKISDASGIAMAIEQKNRMSGQRFDDRTKGGSSNGTFKKEVSKQKTKTITSETRFCDHCKIEGHVKEKCWKADPSLFPKKWSKDKRKKTTATTRVNEAVELGDVEGVDKSLALMAKTSGTPTRSEVDEKEELFSLRIQVKHELVEAIIDMGSQKNLISANLVKQLGLETTPHPRPYVLGWIQQNTDTKVTHQCKFRFAITSKYIDEIVCEVVPLDICQVIFGSPYLWERNAIFFCREQRYQFEKDGQMFIVKNHQTQPTVDLVASGQIRRIVSTSKSFVLLILRPVKNEVEVFTLNSNYTNVTNPFGELMQRYCSLFEERSNLSPERSISHDIQLVADCSLPNIGMYRTSVLENEEIKKHVEELIIAGVIKPSCSPCGSPVILVPKKDGGWRMCIDYRALNKITIKNRYPLPRIDDLLDQLKHAVIFTKLDLRSGYHQVRIRDEDTWKTAFKTRQGLYEWLVMPFGLCNAPATFMRLMNDILRPFIDDFVVVYLDDILIYSRSEAEHLKHVQRVFEVLQQQQLRLNRSKCGGNLKVDSGKVKVIKDWPRPKSVTEVRSFMGACQYLRKFIRHFSIIAAPLHAITKMKSKFEWSPKHDETFALLKKKISEAPVLALPNLQQPFELEIDASGYAMGAVLLQDRRPVAYHSEMFQGAQRNYPTYDKELLALHQAVKHWRCYLLEKKTVVHTDHQPLQYLQSQAKLQQARHMKWMTYLQQFHLVIKYKKGVSNKLADMLSRPPVAPLCLTVLMQIHQVFHEDYSTAYKNDPDFKQIVVEIENNKLSNYSWKDNLLYKGTMLCVPTEECIR